AAGATCTGGTCGTAGTGATCCGGCGGGAGAATGCCGCCCGAGTTGTGCGCAAGCGCCAACTGCGTACGCATCATCATGGCGTCGGCAAAGCCGCGCAGCAGCATGACGAGCGCGACGAGCACGTACATGACACCGATCTTCTTGTGATCGACCGACGTCACCCACTCGTTCCAAAGGTACTTCCACTTACCGAAGTAGGTGAGCAGGGCGATGATGCCCAGCCCGCCCAGCACCATCATGCCGACCGCGCCGACGATGATCGGCTCGTGGTACGGGATGGCTTCGAGAGTCAGTTTGCCAAACAGTGCCGACATTGTTTTTACTCCTTATGCGCGTGCGCAGCCGTACCGGCGTGCATCGCGTGCGCACCGGCGTCCATGGCCATGGTCATCGACTGGCCTTGCACGTTGGCGGCGGCGGCCGGGGCCGTCGCGGCGCCGGTGCCCGCGCCCTTCATTTCCAACTTCATGTCCATGCCCTTCATTTCCATGGCACCGTGGTTCTCATGGCCTTCGTGCTGCTGCGCCATGCCCGATGCCATCGGGGCGTGCACGATCGACTGGAACATATTCGCGTCGACCGAGCTGTAATACGTCACCGGCGTGTTCTCGCTCATCGGCACCAGCGAGGCGTAGGCCTGCTTGTCGAGCACCTTCTTCGACTCGCGCACCTTCGTCACCCATTGCTGGAAGTCGCCGTCGGTCATCGCCAGCGTCTTGAAGCGCATGCCCGAGAAGCCGCCGCCGCTGTAGTTCGCCGAGATACCGTCGTACGAGCCGACGTGGTTGGCGATCAGGTGCAGCTTCGTTTCCATGCCGGCCATCGAGTAGACCTGACTACCCAATTGCGGAATGAAGAACGAGTTCATGATCGATTCCGAGGTGATCTTGAAATTCACCGGGACATCGACAGGAACAGCCAGTTCGTTGATCGACGCAATGCCCTGTTCCGGGTAGATGAACAACCACTTGTAGTTCATCGCCACCACTTCGACCGTAATCGGCTTCACTTCGCTTTCCAGTGGCTTGTACGGATCGAGTTCGTGGGTGGAGACCCAAGTGATGCGCGCGAGGATCGCAATGATGATGATCGGCACGAGCCAGACCACAACCTCGATGGCCGTCGAGTGCGACCAATTCGGCTCGTAGCGGGCCGACTTGTTGGTTGCGCGATACTTCCACGCGAACCACAGCGTCATCAGGATGACCGGAATCACCACGATCAACATCAGCCAGGTGGCCGTGAGGATCAGGTTCTTGTTCTCGATTCCGATCTGCCCCTTAGGGTCGAGCAGCGTCATGTCGCAGCCGGCCAAAAGCAGCGGCGAGCACAAGGCGAGGAGCCTAAACAATCGCGGGTTTCTGTGTTTCTTCATGTCACACGACAGGGTTGAGTTGGCCAGCGAACGGCGCAACACGGGCTTACCGGCCTGATGCAGGGTCGCAGGAGGTTGGCAAGGGTTAAGGTGGGACGGGAGCAGTCGTCACGCCGGTATTGCGCCGGTCGAACTACGACGACTGTGTCATCGAAAAGACGGGAACCGGGGCGGATTGCCGCCCGCAGACCTCAAGTCACTGTCCGACTTCTTGTCTTTTACTTCCATCACGGTGCGGCATTATGCCGAAGTTTAATTAGGCGGGACATCACGCACCCGCCGGCGCGACAATGTGTCGCGCGGGCCTCACGCGTACGCGCGCGACGTTTTCCCGACAGATCGACACCTTTTTGACGGTAAACGCTGTGCAATGCAGCAATGGGGGAAGGTTCTTGGAATTCAACGGGTGCGACGTTGTGTCGCACCCTGATTTGCGGTGTCGCAGCGAAATGCACCTTGTTGGTGCAACCGGGTGGAGCGTGATGCAGGGGGGAGGATGGTGCCCGGCTTTTCAGTCGAGCGACAGCCGGACGGCGAATGCCATGAGCGCGGCGCCGAACGACCAGCGTTGCACTTTTTGTGCAACCGGTCGCATGTGCAGCCAGCGTGCGATGCGCGCCGCGCCGTAGGTGAGCGAGACATCGAAGACTGCCCCGACGACCAGCAGCAGCGCGCCGAGTTCGAGGACCTGCGACCACACCGGCCCGGCTTCGGGACGCACGAACTGCGGCAGCAGTACCGAGCAGAACAGGAGGGCCTTCGGATTGAGCACGCTCGAGAGCACGCCGCGCCGGAAAGCATGGGAGAGCGGCGGCGCAGTGTCCTTCGCGGCGGGTGCCACCTCCATGCCGAACGCCGGCGAGCGCCAGATCTGGATCGCCACCCACGCAAGGTAGATTGCCCCCACGATCCGTACCGCGTCGAAAAGCCAGGGTGCGGCGCGCAGCAGCGCCGCCACCCCGCAAGCCGAGAGCGTGACGTGCGCCGCGCGGGCCAGCGCCAGACCGGCGGCAGTCGCCAGTCCGTGGCGCGCGCCGCGCGTCATGCTCATTTGCATCACCACCGCCATGTCGGGCCCGGGCAATGCGTAGACGACAACGAGTGCGCCGATGAACACGGTAAGCAGGTGCAGCGAGACCATGACATTTTTCCCTGAACGAAAGCAATCGAAAACTCGCCTCATGATCCCTCTACTCGACTAGGGATACACGGCGTTTTCCGGCTATTCTTTGCGATATATTTGGCGCTTTACTCTGAATTTCATCATTTTTGTGGACAAACCCCCAACATCACTTTTCGACCACCGCCGGCCGGCTTAAGCCGTATGGATGAGGGAAAATACTTTCCGCGCGTTACGGATCGTGGTGGAATGCCGTCTTTGAAGCTGTTTTTGTAGCGGGATAACCACAATGAACGAACTCGACGCCATCGATCGGGCGATCCTCGCCATCGTCCAGCGCGACGGACGCATCTCCAACGCCCGCCTTGCCGAGCGCGTCTCCCTTTCCGAAACGCCTTGCGCGCGCCGTCTCAAACGTCTTGAAGCCGAGGGATACATCACCGGCTACCGTGCCGAACTCTCGCATCGCGCACTCGGCCTGGGCGTGACGGCGTTCGTTCATGTTCGTTTTGCGGTGCACGACCGTGCGCTGTCCGAACAATTCGAGCGCGAAGTGCAGGCCATCGACCGCATCGTCTCGTGTCACAACATCTCCGGCAGCGCGGATTATCTGCTCGGCGTGGTCGCCACGGATCTGGACGACTACGGCAGCTTTACGCGCGACGTGCTGCGCGCCCTGCCCGGCGTCACGGCCATCGAATCAATGCTTTCCCTGCGCGAAGTCAAACGCGATACCGGCGCGCCCCTGCTGTGAAGCGATTCACCCCGGCATGAAGTGGGTTTCACCGTAAAATGGCGAGCTAAAACCAGAACCAGACCAGGTGATACATGCCGGACGCACTGCCCGCCGTTCCTTCCTCGCCGTCATCGCCGGGCGCCGGTGTTACCGGATCCGTCGGATCCGCCGGCGCTACCAGCGCTACGGACGACGCCCTGATGTTCGACCTCGCGCCCGTCTCCCTTTGGCTGGAAGACTTCAGCGGCGTGAAGCAGTTGTTCGAGGCATGGCGCACCGAGGGCGTGATCGATCTGCGTGCGCACTTCAAGGCCGATCCCGCGCACGTCTCGCGCTGCTCGCAACGCATTCGGGTCATCAAGGTCAATCGCCGCACGCTCGAAATGTTCAACGCGCCCTCGCTCGCCGAACTTGTGGCGAACCTGCCACGCGTGTTCCGCGACGACATGCTCAAGACCCACATCGAAGAACTTTGCCAGTTGTGGGACGGCAAGACGCACTTCACGAGCAAAACCGTCAATTACACGCTCGACGGACGACGTCTCGACGTGCTGCTGAACGGCTCGGTGCTGCCCGGCCATGAAGCCACGCTCGATCGCGTGCTGATCTCGCTGGAGAACGTGACGGAACTGGAGCACGCCCGCCAGCGCGTCACGATGGGCGAGCAGTATGCTCGCGGCCTCTTCGAGTATTCGCCGGTCTCGTTGTGGGTGGAAGACTTCAGCGCGATCAAGCTGCTGCTCGACGACGCACGTGCGCGAGGCATCACCGACTTTCGCACGTTCACGGATGTTCACCCGGAGTTCGTCGAGCGCTGCATGCAGGAAATCGACGTGCTGGACGTGAACCGTCACACACTCGCGATGTTCGTCGCCCCCGACAAGGCCACGCTGCTCGGCCGGTTGCCCGACGTGTTTCGCGACGACATGCGGCACAACTTCCGCGAGCAGCTGATCGACCTGTGGGAAAACAAACTCTTCCAGCAGCGCGAAGTCGTCAACTACGCGCTCGATGGCAACGAGATTAACGTCCATCTGCAATTTGCCGTGCTGCCCGGTCACGAGTCGCGCTGGGATCTGGTGCTCGTCGCGCTCACCGACATTACGGCACGCAAGAAGGCGGAGTCGTATCTCGAATTTCTCGGCAAGCACGACGTGCTGACCAAACTGCGCAATCGCTCGTTCTATGTGGACGAACTCAACCGGCTCGAACGCAAGGGTCCGTATCCGGTGACGGTCGTGGTGGCGGATCTGAACGGTCTGAAGGCCGTGAACGATCAGCTCGGCCACGCGGCGGGCGACGCGTTGCTGCGCCGCGCGGGCGAAGTCCTGAGCAAGGCCGTCGCCGCCCCGCAGATCGCAGCCCGCATCGGCGGCGACGAATTCGCCCTGCTGCTGCCGTCCACCGACTCGACCGGCGGGGCGGCAATCATCGAGAGCATTCGTCAACTGGTCGAATTGAACAATTCGTTTTACCCGGGCACGCC
This is a stretch of genomic DNA from Pandoraea faecigallinarum. It encodes these proteins:
- the cyoA gene encoding ubiquinol oxidase subunit II, with the protein product MKKHRNPRLFRLLALCSPLLLAGCDMTLLDPKGQIGIENKNLILTATWLMLIVVIPVILMTLWFAWKYRATNKSARYEPNWSHSTAIEVVVWLVPIIIIAILARITWVSTHELDPYKPLESEVKPITVEVVAMNYKWLFIYPEQGIASINELAVPVDVPVNFKITSESIMNSFFIPQLGSQVYSMAGMETKLHLIANHVGSYDGISANYSGGGFSGMRFKTLAMTDGDFQQWVTKVRESKKVLDKQAYASLVPMSENTPVTYYSSVDANMFQSIVHAPMASGMAQQHEGHENHGAMEMKGMDMKLEMKGAGTGAATAPAAAANVQGQSMTMAMDAGAHAMHAGTAAHAHKE
- a CDS encoding Lrp/AsnC family transcriptional regulator, which encodes MNELDAIDRAILAIVQRDGRISNARLAERVSLSETPCARRLKRLEAEGYITGYRAELSHRALGLGVTAFVHVRFAVHDRALSEQFEREVQAIDRIVSCHNISGSADYLLGVVATDLDDYGSFTRDVLRALPGVTAIESMLSLREVKRDTGAPLL
- a CDS encoding sensor domain-containing diguanylate cyclase — encoded protein: MPDALPAVPSSPSSPGAGVTGSVGSAGATSATDDALMFDLAPVSLWLEDFSGVKQLFEAWRTEGVIDLRAHFKADPAHVSRCSQRIRVIKVNRRTLEMFNAPSLAELVANLPRVFRDDMLKTHIEELCQLWDGKTHFTSKTVNYTLDGRRLDVLLNGSVLPGHEATLDRVLISLENVTELEHARQRVTMGEQYARGLFEYSPVSLWVEDFSAIKLLLDDARARGITDFRTFTDVHPEFVERCMQEIDVLDVNRHTLAMFVAPDKATLLGRLPDVFRDDMRHNFREQLIDLWENKLFQQREVVNYALDGNEINVHLQFAVLPGHESRWDLVLVALTDITARKKAESYLEFLGKHDVLTKLRNRSFYVDELNRLERKGPYPVTVVVADLNGLKAVNDQLGHAAGDALLRRAGEVLSKAVAAPQIAARIGGDEFALLLPSTDSTGGAAIIESIRQLVELNNSFYPGTPLSFSMGMATCEAGERLEATIQRADLLMYEEKRSHYAGSVNERRSLDGAPSGKTGNGT
- a CDS encoding LysE family translocator encodes the protein MVSLHLLTVFIGALVVVYALPGPDMAVVMQMSMTRGARHGLATAAGLALARAAHVTLSACGVAALLRAAPWLFDAVRIVGAIYLAWVAIQIWRSPAFGMEVAPAAKDTAPPLSHAFRRGVLSSVLNPKALLFCSVLLPQFVRPEAGPVWSQVLELGALLLVVGAVFDVSLTYGAARIARWLHMRPVAQKVQRWSFGAALMAFAVRLSLD